In one Balneolales bacterium ANBcel1 genomic region, the following are encoded:
- a CDS encoding DnaB-like helicase C-terminal domain-containing protein yields the protein MVIVGKDTEYALIGKCFSDDVGTVLRQVKPHHFQDENHRKIFQLIRQLFLEHGRVSYSVIRDDGRISKWMSDSDIELARQWAESEPLEVLVSKLREYFKRSQMHTKAEKIIKDLQNLERSSDQIISDLTRTIQEISQESELRIRNLDEIEQGILQGDLGKRLNIGEPELDDFYSDIGSHYGTTEVCIAQPKHGKTRYACMRANLYLNAGYKGLYITTEGLDSDIWHNMKQLAYEKGKDLYVAEVATDLPDVCNLIWQEKVRRDIDFVVVDYIQRIRVPGIKNDDVLRIKETSEQLTNTIKRHKVFGLLMAQPKNLSDDRKGWGAAPNVDDIYGSGQIKKDAYLVTGLFRPSEVRGLLYRDSSGRYAVKNHMGRMTHSGSLFLRQLVRRVGKKDMSVLQMIDSDSGLKVKKTGTYSDSHDWKTINN from the coding sequence ATGGTAATTGTTGGCAAGGATACCGAATATGCCTTAATCGGCAAGTGTTTTTCAGATGATGTTGGGACTGTTCTCCGCCAGGTTAAACCACATCATTTCCAGGATGAAAATCACAGAAAGATCTTCCAGCTAATCAGGCAATTGTTTTTGGAGCATGGGCGCGTAAGCTATTCCGTGATACGTGATGACGGTAGAATATCAAAATGGATGAGTGATTCCGATATTGAGCTGGCACGACAATGGGCGGAAAGTGAACCTCTGGAAGTACTTGTGTCAAAGTTGCGGGAGTACTTCAAGCGTAGCCAGATGCATACAAAAGCGGAAAAAATAATCAAGGATCTCCAAAATCTTGAAAGGAGTTCTGATCAAATCATCTCAGACTTGACCCGGACCATCCAGGAAATCAGCCAGGAAAGTGAACTCCGGATCCGTAATCTTGATGAAATTGAACAGGGTATATTGCAGGGTGATCTTGGCAAGCGACTCAATATCGGAGAACCTGAACTTGATGATTTTTATAGTGATATAGGATCTCACTATGGCACTACAGAGGTTTGTATAGCACAACCAAAACATGGCAAGACTCGGTACGCATGCATGCGTGCCAACTTGTACCTGAATGCCGGTTACAAGGGCCTCTACATCACCACTGAAGGACTGGATTCAGATATTTGGCACAACATGAAGCAGTTGGCATATGAAAAGGGAAAGGATCTTTACGTGGCAGAAGTGGCAACTGATTTGCCGGATGTATGTAATTTGATCTGGCAAGAAAAAGTTAGGCGAGACATTGACTTCGTTGTAGTAGACTACATACAGCGCATCCGGGTTCCTGGAATAAAGAACGATGATGTACTGCGCATTAAGGAAACCTCAGAACAGCTGACCAATACGATAAAGAGGCATAAAGTTTTTGGCCTTCTGATGGCTCAGCCAAAGAATTTGAGTGATGATAGAAAAGGATGGGGTGCAGCACCGAATGTTGATGATATCTATGGTTCGGGACAAATCAAGAAAGATGCTTACCTGGTAACAGGTCTGTTTCGTCCAAGTGAGGTTAGAGGGCTCTTGTACCGTGATTCATCTGGCAGATATGCAGTCAAAAATCATATGGGCAGGATGACACATTCTGGAAGTCTATTTCTCAGACAACTCGTTCGCCGGGTCGGAAAAAAGGATATGTCTGTTCTTCAAATGATCGATTCAGATAGTGGGCTTAAAGTAAAAAAAACAGGAACCTATAGCGATAGTCATGACTGGAAAACCATCAATAACTGA
- a CDS encoding nucleotidyl transferase AbiEii/AbiGii toxin family protein, whose protein sequence is MIHQEAITTEWIQKTAKKLRSADPSLVEKAIWALRLLEGLVKQNIPFVFKGGTALMLHLDSAKRLSIDIDIILPERETEQGHIFDLVAKQQGFLRWELQKRKTDTSITKAHYKFFYTPVRKGAGKEDYVLLDVLHENVHYEKLVSLPVQSVFVPQTDAPKKVKVPTLDDLLADKLTAFAPNTTGIPYFRNENSMSMEIIKQLFDIGNLFDRAEDLNRIRTTFKKFAVVELSYRGQKGLTPKDVLDDIIQTSLCLVSRGKDGTGNYEELESGIKRVSGFIFSERYHLEKAITHASKAAWLASLIASEGKGISRYGEPSEMKDWEINEPMNTKLNKLKKSNPEAFYYWYQIYTLTTSH, encoded by the coding sequence ATGATACATCAGGAAGCCATAACAACGGAATGGATACAAAAGACGGCAAAAAAACTCAGAAGTGCCGATCCGTCACTGGTTGAGAAAGCGATATGGGCATTACGGCTGTTAGAAGGGCTCGTCAAACAAAACATCCCGTTTGTGTTCAAGGGAGGAACGGCACTCATGCTGCACCTGGATTCCGCGAAGCGGCTTTCGATCGATATCGATATCATTCTGCCCGAACGTGAAACTGAACAGGGTCACATTTTTGACCTTGTTGCCAAACAGCAGGGCTTCCTTCGGTGGGAACTACAGAAAAGAAAAACGGATACCTCCATAACCAAAGCACACTACAAATTTTTTTACACGCCGGTGCGTAAAGGGGCGGGAAAGGAGGATTATGTGCTACTGGATGTACTTCATGAAAACGTCCATTATGAAAAGCTCGTTTCCCTTCCTGTTCAATCCGTTTTTGTGCCACAAACGGATGCGCCGAAGAAAGTCAAAGTGCCGACGTTGGATGATTTACTGGCGGATAAACTGACGGCCTTCGCTCCGAATACGACCGGGATTCCGTACTTCAGGAATGAGAACAGCATGAGCATGGAGATCATCAAGCAGTTATTTGATATTGGGAACCTGTTTGATCGGGCAGAAGACCTCAACAGGATCAGAACCACTTTCAAGAAGTTCGCCGTGGTCGAATTGTCATACCGGGGCCAGAAAGGTCTGACCCCAAAAGACGTGCTTGACGACATCATCCAGACGTCCCTTTGCCTGGTTTCCCGGGGTAAGGATGGGACGGGTAACTATGAAGAATTGGAGTCCGGTATCAAGCGTGTTTCAGGTTTCATATTCTCAGAGAGATATCATCTTGAAAAAGCCATTACCCATGCTTCCAAGGCAGCCTGGCTGGCATCTTTGATTGCTTCGGAAGGCAAGGGCATCAGCAGGTATGGCGAACCGTCGGAAATGAAAGACTGGGAGATCAACGAACCGATGAACACGAAGCTGAACAAACTCAAGAAATCTAACCCGGAAGCCTTTTACTATTGGTATCAGATATACACATTGACCACCTCACATTGA
- a CDS encoding DUF1819 family protein, protein MASHSGNYRTLKSSPDRYRLSFTGADAMISAFSSLARFVTDQAALASNHGQDAGTMSHDQVQAVVRDSLNILDDARFGREILGREKGSTSIRQIRELRYRIRKLTGLQIAILAEGTHEEQKQITHLALLKSYGLYRDFVLQVLLEKARLFDFEVTDYDYHTFINHKSDSHPELELMAMSTARKIKQNMLRMLDQVGIIKKSKGTELKAVILIQSLEHRIEHAILKDNSALLAGFLIE, encoded by the coding sequence ATGGCATCACATTCCGGGAATTATAGAACCCTAAAAAGCAGTCCGGATCGGTATCGGCTTTCATTTACTGGGGCGGATGCCATGATTTCTGCGTTCTCCTCCCTTGCCCGGTTTGTCACTGATCAGGCAGCCCTGGCTTCCAATCACGGGCAGGACGCAGGTACGATGAGTCATGATCAGGTGCAAGCTGTGGTCAGGGATTCACTTAACATTCTTGATGATGCCCGGTTTGGTCGTGAAATACTCGGCAGGGAAAAAGGTTCAACAAGCATCCGACAGATTCGAGAACTGCGATACCGAATTAGAAAATTGACCGGTCTTCAGATTGCGATACTTGCTGAAGGCACTCATGAAGAACAGAAACAAATAACCCACCTTGCCCTGCTCAAATCCTACGGCTTGTACAGAGATTTTGTGTTGCAAGTGCTTTTGGAAAAGGCCCGTTTGTTTGATTTCGAAGTCACAGACTATGATTATCATACTTTCATTAACCATAAATCCGATAGTCATCCGGAACTGGAACTGATGGCCATGTCTACCGCGAGAAAGATAAAGCAAAATATGCTCCGAATGCTGGATCAGGTTGGTATTATTAAAAAGAGCAAAGGCACTGAGCTAAAAGCAGTTATTCTTATTCAATCGCTTGAACATCGAATAGAACATGCTATTTTAAAGGACAATTCGGCTTTATTAGCCGGTTTTCTTATTGAATAG
- a CDS encoding DUF2280 domain-containing protein, with amino-acid sequence MAKLKNEHKLYIIKQLARFESLEEVKKALWGKYGIEVEYGHLSYYNPNNRSSRLSGELRTIFEEEREAFLNEYKEMPYSHREYRIKTLCEIAQKMEDEGQWRELANLIPKIDGIFERRGSESKTKDPDTFGMINRMIYTNR; translated from the coding sequence ATGGCAAAGTTAAAAAATGAACATAAATTATATATTATCAAACAATTGGCTCGCTTTGAAAGCCTGGAAGAAGTAAAAAAAGCTTTATGGGGCAAATATGGTATTGAGGTCGAGTATGGGCACCTCTCTTACTATAATCCGAATAACCGAAGCTCCAGACTTTCCGGCGAGCTGCGAACGATATTCGAAGAAGAGCGAGAGGCTTTTCTGAATGAATACAAGGAAATGCCCTATTCCCACAGGGAGTATCGGATCAAGACACTCTGTGAAATTGCCCAAAAAATGGAGGACGAAGGCCAGTGGCGGGAACTTGCAAATTTGATTCCCAAAATTGATGGTATTTTTGAGCGGCGTGGCAGTGAATCCAAAACCAAAGATCCCGATACCTTTGGCATGATAAATAGGATGATCTATACTAATAGATAA
- a CDS encoding DUF1788 domain-containing protein produces the protein MKEQLLHHKFEHIYRVIRTPRFLSLEALGGEIPFWISAYDPHDEVMVNQEVHNLIARLQKNDSVSAHLVNLFELSISITDQHLGRDKLIEIEKRKSGKKRRSGDALPDKKRFMKALQSVINIHERLIPLIREQIEENKPNLLIISGVGAVYPFIRSHTILNNLQSAVTDIPTLMFFPGTYTGRSLELFGLLKDDNYYRAFNIDQYKV, from the coding sequence ATGAAAGAGCAGCTCCTGCACCACAAGTTTGAGCATATCTATAGGGTTATCCGGACACCAAGGTTTCTTTCTCTTGAAGCACTTGGAGGGGAGATTCCCTTTTGGATATCGGCTTACGATCCGCATGATGAGGTAATGGTGAACCAAGAGGTTCACAATCTCATTGCGCGGCTTCAGAAAAACGACAGCGTCTCTGCTCATTTGGTCAATTTGTTTGAGTTGTCCATATCCATCACAGATCAACACCTCGGACGTGACAAGCTTATTGAGATTGAAAAAAGGAAGAGCGGCAAAAAACGAAGATCTGGTGATGCCCTTCCCGACAAGAAACGGTTCATGAAAGCACTGCAGTCCGTCATCAACATCCATGAGCGACTGATTCCTTTGATCCGGGAGCAGATTGAAGAAAACAAACCGAATCTGCTTATTATCAGTGGAGTTGGGGCGGTTTATCCATTCATCCGGTCCCACACCATCCTGAACAATCTTCAAAGTGCTGTTACGGATATCCCGACACTCATGTTTTTCCCCGGAACCTATACCGGGCGCTCCCTTGAACTATTCGGACTTTTGAAGGATGACAACTATTACAGGGCATTTAATATCGATCAATACAAAGTATAA
- the brxC gene encoding BREX system P-loop protein BrxC, which produces MDLKSLFQKDFGRTIETVIKADDQSHVFQEVEEYVITQEIEIKLNDLFDLYNRYDGVNGVWISGFFGSGKSHLLKILSYVLENRTLHDQHLGEIFADKVTGDAKLKADIKKATQIPSESILFNIDQKAQNTGPGALLQVFYKVLHEHQGFYGFQPHIAKFEHWLTRENKYKEFKEQFADAFGKPWTEARKDYVDPLLEDTVASVCAGLFDSDSEKYEDILERFEDAPSPSIEDFAEDVATYIESKPKGFRLNFYVDEVGQFVADNTRLMLNLQTIAESLATRCKGQSWIFVTSQEDLDNIVGDETALQSDDFSKIQGRFKIRLPLTSANVDEVIERRLLEKNENGKTWLTTLWKKEKDNLKTLLSFSEAGIQFRSYQDEDDFIAKYPFIPYQFDLFQQCIKALSGHNAFQGKHASVGERSMLGVFQEVLKKLNNYDERYIIPYDLLFEGLRSTLRTEVQNTIILAERQLESNPLALRVLKTLFMVKYFDSFRTTLRNVSVLLLDSLDTNPTRHQENVREALNLLEQQSYIQRNGEFYEFLTDKEKDVEQEIKNTEIDSTQVTELLNSMLFDGVIRETKIQYIGNKQFYEFTRKVDGVLFGREKELTIEIITPNSDRFEDERYFQGQSMGNPTHVLFRLAPHSRLVQDLRLFVKTDKYIKQTQSTSNNDTVKRILMDKSHQNQGRRRELIATLNELLARATVYLNGTEHRVNSTSDGKTKVITAFQDLVVLAYSKLQLLGNATYDESRLQNIMRGRTDDLFKTDEDQVLTVPEKEVLNYIRRRKKQNDRTTLNNLREVFTKKPYGWPVMAIWCMSAMLFKRGKIEARQDSSLLDDNGFLEALMNNWAHPNTLISPQIEFDQSQIRKLKTVHQELFHESNPYQEAKEVAECFTEKAALEQEAVLQLLAQKNNYPFVAPLEEFSEKLRKLQQMDYAALITTIGDMEDALLNLKEDKLDPIKQFMNSQQKEIYDRVAEFRNYNQANFSHIDSEDKERLSRVKDDPEPYRGDTMKRAKQAMDSLEDQVRQELQKERESTKKFIEKRLNQLQDRGEFKALSPDLHDQILRPLYDELETAGKERFIGNLQAQRGRIGDIYTRQLNKLMDMATPKETEGPKAEFIKQSRIVIPYEKPELETEEDVDSYVSSLREAMLKHIRKNRNIILD; this is translated from the coding sequence ATGGATCTGAAATCACTATTCCAGAAAGACTTCGGCCGCACCATCGAAACGGTCATCAAGGCAGATGACCAGTCCCATGTTTTCCAGGAGGTTGAAGAGTACGTCATTACTCAGGAAATTGAAATCAAGCTGAATGACTTGTTCGATCTCTACAATCGCTATGATGGTGTCAATGGCGTATGGATTTCCGGTTTTTTTGGCTCCGGTAAATCTCACCTCCTCAAGATCCTCAGCTATGTGCTGGAGAATCGTACGCTTCACGACCAGCACCTCGGTGAAATATTCGCTGATAAGGTTACCGGTGATGCCAAGCTGAAAGCGGACATAAAAAAAGCGACTCAGATTCCCTCCGAGAGCATCCTGTTCAATATCGATCAGAAAGCACAGAACACGGGTCCTGGAGCCCTGCTACAGGTGTTTTACAAGGTCCTGCATGAACATCAGGGGTTTTACGGGTTCCAGCCGCATATAGCCAAATTCGAGCACTGGCTTACCCGTGAAAATAAATACAAGGAGTTTAAAGAGCAGTTCGCTGATGCCTTTGGCAAACCCTGGACAGAGGCCCGGAAGGATTATGTCGATCCACTGCTGGAGGATACGGTGGCCTCGGTATGCGCTGGCCTGTTTGATTCCGATTCGGAAAAGTATGAGGATATACTTGAGCGCTTTGAGGATGCTCCCTCTCCCTCAATAGAAGATTTTGCCGAGGATGTCGCTACGTATATTGAAAGCAAACCTAAAGGGTTCCGGCTTAATTTCTATGTGGATGAGGTCGGACAGTTTGTTGCCGACAACACCAGGCTGATGCTCAATCTGCAGACGATTGCAGAATCACTGGCAACTCGGTGCAAGGGCCAATCCTGGATTTTCGTCACCTCTCAAGAAGACTTGGACAATATCGTCGGCGATGAAACCGCATTGCAATCCGATGATTTTTCCAAGATTCAGGGACGCTTCAAGATCCGTCTACCGCTCACATCAGCCAACGTGGATGAGGTTATTGAAAGACGCCTTCTTGAAAAGAATGAGAATGGTAAAACATGGCTCACGACCCTTTGGAAAAAGGAAAAAGATAACCTTAAAACCCTCTTGTCATTTTCCGAGGCCGGAATTCAGTTCCGCAGCTATCAGGACGAGGATGACTTCATTGCCAAGTACCCGTTTATTCCCTATCAGTTTGATCTCTTCCAGCAGTGTATCAAGGCGCTCTCCGGACATAACGCTTTTCAGGGAAAGCATGCCTCAGTTGGTGAACGCTCTATGCTGGGGGTCTTTCAGGAAGTGCTCAAGAAACTGAATAACTACGATGAGCGGTACATCATTCCATACGACCTGCTCTTTGAAGGATTGCGCTCTACGCTCCGAACGGAAGTACAGAACACGATTATCCTGGCAGAGAGGCAGCTCGAAAGCAACCCGCTGGCGCTACGGGTCTTGAAAACCCTGTTCATGGTCAAATACTTTGACAGTTTCAGGACCACCCTACGAAACGTATCGGTACTTCTTCTGGACAGTCTGGATACCAACCCGACCAGGCACCAGGAGAATGTCAGGGAGGCACTTAACCTGCTTGAGCAACAGAGCTACATTCAGCGCAATGGCGAGTTTTACGAATTTCTCACCGACAAGGAAAAGGATGTCGAACAGGAAATCAAAAACACAGAAATCGATAGCACCCAGGTTACCGAACTGCTGAACAGCATGCTCTTCGATGGTGTCATCCGGGAAACAAAGATCCAGTACATTGGCAACAAACAGTTCTATGAGTTCACCCGGAAGGTGGATGGGGTACTGTTTGGACGCGAGAAAGAACTCACCATTGAAATTATCACGCCCAACAGTGATCGATTTGAGGATGAACGCTATTTTCAGGGGCAGTCCATGGGTAACCCGACCCATGTCCTGTTTCGCCTTGCACCACACAGCCGGTTGGTGCAAGATCTGCGCCTGTTTGTTAAAACCGACAAGTACATCAAGCAGACCCAGTCCACCTCGAACAACGATACGGTCAAGCGTATCCTGATGGACAAGTCTCATCAGAATCAGGGACGACGACGTGAGCTTATTGCAACCTTGAATGAGTTGCTGGCCCGCGCAACGGTCTATCTGAACGGAACCGAGCATCGGGTCAATTCAACCAGTGATGGCAAGACCAAGGTCATCACGGCCTTTCAGGACCTGGTAGTGCTGGCGTACAGTAAACTGCAACTCCTTGGAAATGCCACCTATGACGAATCCCGTCTGCAGAACATCATGCGGGGCAGAACGGATGACCTTTTCAAGACAGACGAAGACCAGGTGCTCACGGTCCCGGAAAAGGAAGTGCTTAACTACATCCGACGCCGGAAAAAGCAGAATGATCGAACCACACTGAACAACCTGCGGGAAGTGTTTACCAAAAAGCCGTACGGCTGGCCGGTCATGGCCATTTGGTGTATGTCGGCCATGCTGTTCAAGCGTGGCAAGATCGAAGCCCGGCAGGACTCCTCTCTGCTCGATGACAACGGGTTTCTGGAAGCGTTGATGAACAACTGGGCACATCCCAATACTCTGATCTCTCCACAAATCGAGTTCGATCAATCACAGATCCGCAAGCTAAAAACGGTACACCAGGAACTCTTCCATGAGTCCAACCCGTATCAGGAAGCCAAGGAAGTGGCGGAATGTTTTACGGAGAAAGCTGCCTTGGAGCAGGAAGCTGTGTTGCAGCTGCTTGCACAGAAAAATAACTATCCGTTTGTGGCACCGCTGGAGGAGTTTTCCGAGAAACTCCGGAAACTGCAGCAGATGGACTATGCCGCACTGATCACAACTATCGGAGATATGGAGGATGCGCTGCTTAACCTCAAAGAGGACAAACTGGATCCGATCAAACAGTTTATGAACAGCCAGCAGAAAGAGATTTATGATCGCGTAGCCGAGTTCAGAAACTACAACCAGGCCAACTTTTCGCATATCGATTCCGAGGACAAAGAACGGCTTTCCAGGGTAAAAGATGATCCGGAACCGTACCGTGGTGATACCATGAAACGTGCCAAGCAGGCCATGGACTCGTTGGAGGATCAGGTCCGTCAGGAATTGCAGAAAGAGCGTGAGTCCACAAAAAAATTCATCGAAAAACGCCTGAATCAGCTGCAGGATCGCGGTGAGTTTAAAGCACTGTCTCCGGACCTTCATGACCAGATTCTTCGTCCATTGTATGACGAGCTGGAAACGGCAGGAAAGGAGCGGTTTATCGGTAACCTACAGGCGCAACGGGGGCGAATTGGAGACATCTACACGCGGCAACTGAACAAGCTGATGGACATGGCCACACCTAAAGAAACCGAAGGGCCCAAAGCCGAGTTCATCAAGCAATCCCGGATCGTTATTCCCTATGAAAAACCCGAACTGGAAACCGAAGAGGATGTGGATTCCTACGTCTCCAGTCTCCGGGAAGCCATGCTCAAGCACATCCGTAAAAACCGGAATATTATTCTGGACTGA